The genomic stretch TaagattttctgtcaagtccTTGAACAATCGCCTGTTGTTAACACTGAGTGAATCAATCCTgctgaataaattaaaattacaagCATAAATACAATGCTTGATGGCGATAAAGGATTACATGGCAGGTAAAGATGATATATACACTGTATTATGAGCGACGGGCAGAGGAAAGGCATTATCTCTGGGTGCTGAAGTAGCCTTTTGGGTGAAACATAAATTTGAGGTCAGGACAGTAGTTCTCAAACTTTATCTCTTCTGTTTATGTCTCTAGTCACTAAAGGAGTACCATAACCAGCATGCAgcttaatgtttctgttttagttGTTCTGTTGTGCGAATAGAGTTTTTCAGCACATAGCAATACAAAATAGTCTCTATCACTAAGAAAACTAAGTAATGCTTCCTCATATTTCAAATTTGTCCATTTTCCGTGCTGCTGAACACTGTCAACACTGACAATGAGTTGGCTTATTAGGTTTTAATGAGCACATTTTGTATCTGTGGCACAAGGGCGTTCTCTGGAGAGTGATGTGACATCGTGCCATCATAagtgacaaatgaaaaaaaaaaagcttttgagaaatgtgaaataaaacagtgctACTGAGTGTGCACTTTCAGGGGAAGACTTGGAACAGGaacaagtgtttttctttttgtatttcaaatTATACAAATTACAATTGTTGTCCAACATTAGGACATCACATTAGGACTGTATTTCAttaagactgtgtgtgtgtgtgcaatcattcatatgtatgtgtgtgtgccagagaTCTATTTCAGTTGAAACCTATTTCCGCACCTGCTTGTAACCTATCTATGTGGCTGCCAGACCTTTACCAGAGACCAGGTAGCGTGTGAACTCCGCTCTCGTCTCCTTGCCGAAGTGTCATtttcccctcctttctctcttttcagcgCCAGCTCTGTTTTCACTCTTTGTCCTTGGATGACCCTCATTTCCTATAACTATTTAGTTAGAATCTGTGTCATACATCCATTCATAGTTTAGGGTTACTGTTGTCAGGTTATCCTGGAGCGAATGCGATCGCTTTTACTAACAGCTGGAAAAACAATCTTGGTTGAGTTGACAAATAAAACTCATCTGCTCTTTTTTCAGCAGCATTCTGAGAGTCTGAAATGTTGGAAACACTGTGTTTGTGCTATTGTTCCCAACCCTGCATAATAACACAAGAACAGTTGTGATGTGACACAGAATAAAATTCAGCTCTAAAGTTGCCTGTGAGTACATCTTAATCTGCATTGCTAAGCAGACATTACTTGTGAATCAAAAGTTGTTGTGatagtttttttgtatttcaacaAATACCCTCTATCTTATATACCAAAGGCTCACCTTTGCCTCTGATATCTCAAGAGTGTGGTCACATTTACAGTATCTTTTTGGGGGGGATCTAGATGGAGGTTTATGTATCTCTTGGTGTGAGTTATATGATATTCAGCCACTAACttataatatatacagtatatagaccTTTACTGTTAAAGTTTTTCATACAAATTTATtcaaaataagtgaaaaatgGAACAGCAAGTCCTAGTTATCCCACTGAAATGCTACATTTGAGGTGATGTCTTATATTGAGTCCATGAGACCGAAGCATTTCCTCACCATAAAGTAGCAAAAAGACTTTCAGACACCATCTTATTAGTGCTCTGATTACTATTCCCTGCCAAAAACATGTCCTCCACTTTGCCCACCAGCTTCCCTTCATGAATatgcataaacacattttcctcGTCATTTGGTATAAACACTTCAGACACACTTTTTACACCATAAGGATTCTGTTGCTTTTTGCACGTCATCATACACGAAGGAGGCAAATGCTTATTTTAGGATCCCATTGGTAAACGCGAGATATTCTTTATACGATAAATACAAATGGGCAAATGATGTGGAATTCCTCTGCAATGAATctttttaagtatttattattACAGGAGCCTTTCTTGGCCTGAGACGAGGTGTTGAGGCGAGTCCAGAGAGATGGGTATCAGGTTAAGCTAGTTAGCATTAGGAGCTAGCAGGCTACTCCGTGTAAACCAGACACTGGCATCCTGTTGTTGTCTGGAAGACTTCCAGCTATACCGTTGCTGCACTGTCACACAAGCCTTGTTGATCTGACCtctatctttgtgtgtgtgtgtgtgtgtgtgtgtgtgtgcgtgtgcgtgtgcgtgtgtgtgtgtgtgtgaaagcagagacaggTTACTAAGAGTCATGATGGAATCTTCCCTGAAGGGGAACACCAATGGAGACACACACAATCTGACTTAGTCCACTTAGTCTTTCTGGGGAAATCACTGACTCACATTAATTTCTTAGAAACTTTTCCTGACCTTGACCATTTTGTTCTTTCCAACTGGGATGTTGTCCCCAAATACATCGCCCATCACCAAGTCTGATGTGTTTGTACGAAAAAGCACGAGACGCGAAAAGACGTGATTTAAAATCCCAGAATATATTGCATACATCACAGTAAATTGTATACTGAAATGTTatcatacatacacatacaaatacagtgTAATGGTCTTGTTGGTGTGATAAATCTGCTGTAGCCATGACAACGCAGGTCAATCTGCCTCTGAACTTCTTGTGCAACAGTGAGTTTACAGACGAGCGGCTCGACTAGTCGTAAAAACTGACACCATACTGTataatcatcatcaccatgGAGCTCatacacacaggaaacacatacacataatcTTTGATCATATGCTTACCCAGAGATTCAGACATGACACCAGGCTAAAGCTATTTTGAGATAAAACTATATTCTTGGATCCCAATTAACACGCCTCTTTTTCCACTTTCCAAGATTTCTTTCGAATAGGAAAACACGTTATAAAAGAGATATTTATAAAACTtaccaccagaacatcacacTGCTACAGCAGCTACATTTATAATTAGTCCTCCAAAATAAAATGGATCATGGGACATTTTGGCCTATAATATCCACTGGCCCTGAAACAAGTTCCCTTTATCCCCTTTATTTAGCAGATATCTTTGgcttcttccttctctctttcactttcttgGTAAATTTCCTGATAATGCTGTCACTGAAATGTTTACTTTATGTGAAATCCCAAATTTAGAAGGATAATATCTACATCATAAACACACAGGATCCACTGTGTATGTTAAATTGTACGCCAGGTCTGAATGCATTTCTTTGCTGAAAAATAGCTCTCACAAACAATTGCTAGACTGGAGAGAGGTTACAACGTCTACATTTTCAACCAAGCTGAAACCGAAAAATACTGAGTATATATGCAAGATACACATGTAGGTATTACTGTAAGATTATGTATGGCAAATTCAGCAGAATCCcaaaattacataaattaaGGCACTCCATTATAATACATACTGTAGAGTCAGACTACTAACGATAGTGGATGATGCTTACCCACGCTACTCATCATAGAGGATGAATAAATATAACAGAAtcatgatacatttttaaataaataaatacagcagtGCTATAATCTAGACACGAGTTACTCACTGACAACACTTACAGGagaaatgtgcttgtttttttgttttcttttacaacCTTGGTCTTATCTATAAATTGGCCATCAGTTATTTGCAGACAGTGGCGGCATCTATTGGGCGCCAACTGAACATTTGCCTCAAGCAATGTTCCCAACggaaaaataaagtaaaatcgTTCCGTCAggtgctacacacacacactgtcatgtaGTTGCTCAGAATAACTAACCTCACATTTTCATAACCTACGATTCATCCTAAATATCTGATAAAGCATCCGCAGAAAGGTCATTACAAGTAGTAGCTCCGTGACACTGTTAACAGATGTAATTGTATAAACATTTTAGGTtgtcacatttaactttttctttttaactatCAGTAAATGCGACTGATTTAAACCTGTATAAGGCCTACGCTTAACAGACCATAGtcacatggtggccattttcctctgatgtcaagctcagggtgggaagctaaaatgctgggataatgttatgctgctgtgttttaagTCAAGTCATATAAGTGTAGGGAATCTGAGAAATAGTTATAATTTCACCTCTTCCCGGTTGATGAGTGACTGAAGACATGATGATGAAAATCTGGATGGACATGGGGCCTTACTTCAGGgtgaaacaacatatttgataacccattagctcacattagcattcaaccacttcccaGTTACCATTATCGATTTGATTACGTCCAGTTAATTTCACCTCCAGGTTTAagtaaatgtgtccaagatatGTGCTGATATTTTAGCATTAATTTGTGCCTTATCAATTATATCATACAtcactatcaaacagtaatgttagctaggaaatggttgaatgctaacattagttgTTGTCTAACGGAAGCTAACTGgattatcaaatatgttgttttacattgAAATTCATCCCAATGTCCCTTTTTTAGTTTCTGATCAGTCAGTAAGCACTGAAATCATAAAAATGGTCAGATTCATTATGTTTAtacgacttgcaacctggaactTAGTGGTAGGACATTAAGGTTTTCTGCcctcagtgtgatgtcacaagaaaatggccgctgtgtgaatatggtctgtGACCCCAGAAGACACTGTTTTAAAGCTCTGTTAAAATCTCAGTGAAGCTGGTGGGAAAAATGTTATACGTAACAGGATTAATGGCCAATGGACAATGAAAATAAGAccaaaattatataaaaaacataaacaatcaTTATTTACTGGTGAATTATGACAATCCGAGATGTTTGACCTGTTTCTATGCAACTAAAGGACGAGTTGTTACACAAAGTAGACTTGAAATATGGTGACATACAATCCTGAATATAAACATAATGAATTCTTCCACTTGTCAATGTGTCATTTTCATATTAGACACAAAAGCAGCAGGTAAGTACAGCGCATCCTGTACATCCTTATAAAACACTAGGTACATGTATTCTTTCTCATTGATGCCATTAGACCATCAGTCGAGGGAAATCCTGGCAGTTAATGTCCTCAGTACACTCCTCTTCTTTTATGTGTCTTTCCTGCTTTGTGGAAATGTCCCACCTTCTGAATTATGTCCTCCTTCCCTTTGTTACTCTACTAGATGCCATTGGCTTTAGTGAATGAGGTTCTGCTACCCATTTTGGTATCTGTCTCTGCACTCATGGCTTGTTCAACAGCATCTGTCAAGGGCAACTTGTCCTCTGCTTCCGTCTCTCTGTGGTAGAAGTAGTTGAAGTTGGAAACAATGACGGGAACAGGCAAGGCAATGGTCAGCACACCTGCGATGGCACACAAGGTGCCCACCACTTTACCCCCCATGGTAATAGGACACATGTCCCCATAGCCGACTGTAGTCATGGTAACCACAGCCCACCAGAAGCCATCAGGTATGCTGACAAACTGTGTGTTAGGCTCGTCTACCTCAGCAAAGTAGATAGCGCTGGAGAAGAGGATGACTccgatgaagaggaagaagatgagcaAGCCAAGCTCGCGCATGCTGGCCTTCAGAGTCTGTCCAAGGATCTGCAGCCCCTTGGAGTGACGTGAGAGTTTGAATATACGAAACACCCTGACCAGACGGATGATACGCAGAATGGCTAAAGACATGTTCTGTCCTGAGCTCTCTTGTGGCGTCGTGATCATCTCTGTAATCACAGTAACAAAATACGGGATAATGGATATAATGTCAATCATGTTCATGAGGTTGTGGAAAAATTCCTTTTTGCTCGGACAGACCAAAAATCTCACACACAGCTCAAAGAAGAACCATGCAATGCAGGCGGTCTCGATGATAAAGAAGGGATCAGAGAAAGTTGTAGGCTTCACAACAGATGGGGTCACAGGAGTGAAAAATCTAGATTCGTTGAAAGGCTGAACTGCCGTGGGCACAACTGAGTCAGTGTCATCTCTGAATTCTGGGAGCGTTTCCATGCAGAAAATAATGATGGATATGACAATAACAAATACAGACACCAGTGCGACACCTCGGGCTGCGTTTGAGCTCTCTGGGTACTCAAACAGCAGCCAGAATTGCCTGTACACATCATTATCAGGTAGAGGGATCTCAACGTCCTTTATGAATCCTTCGTCTTCTCTGAACTGCTCCATGGCATCAATTCCAAGCTCATAGAAAAGAATTTCATCTGCAAACACATCCAGGGGAACGTTAGCTGGACGTCTGATCTTACCCCCTGACTGGTAGTAATACAAGATCCCGTCAAAGCTGGGTCGGTTCCGATCGAAGAAGTACTCATTCCTCATTGGATCAAAGTAGTCCATCCTCTTTAAAGGATCTCCTAGCAGTGTGTCAGGAAACTGGTCCAAAGTTTTTAGCTGTGTCTCAAAACGAAGTCCGGCAATGTTGATGATGACTTTCTGGTCTCCATCATCCAGCCCTCGTTTATCTACAAACAAATCCTCGCAGCACTCCTTAGCAAGCCGGCTGAAGATCTTCTCACTCTCTTTGGTGCCCTCACTGCTTAGCAGCAATTTCCAGTTGGAGATCATACTGGCGCAGCTACTGCGCCCCTGTCTGCCCGGACTTGGCATGGTTGGGGACTGGGGTATTGctagtgtctgtgtatgtggAGTGGGCGACGATGAAGTAGATTCCCACATGCAGGAGGGCACTTGGCTGTGGTGGGGGGGTGTAGAGGACAGCAGAGCGGCTTGCAGATGGTAGTTGCTGCCCAGGCTGCTGTGCTCTGGTGGTATGTCCACCGTGAGACACGTGGTCTCATCAGCATCGGTGTCCACCTCATCCTCCAGGCTGCCGTTGAGTTCATCGAGGCTCTCAAAGTCTACCAGCGCCACCTCCATGGCTGCGGTTCAGCCAGTGCAAAGCCTTGGGACCCCAGGATaacacacagacggacagataGGTGGCTCAGTCACCAGAATCAGCAGCAGAGTAGTAGCAGCCAGTTCTCAGCAGCACTTACAGAAAGCAGGAAACCCTCTTATTCTGGATTGCCTCCAACACCTGTAgagtgagagagatggagagggaaagactcagtgtgtttctgtcaatGGCAAagggtttgttttgtgttaattgcAATCAGGTGACGTCGGAAAGCACATGTTTTATCATGTCTTCTTGTTTCTTAGATACCAGTCTCTCTGGAAACCAGCATGTGAGAAGGATGAACaagagagggagatagagaaaggagggaagaaagaggaggaagagggtgatCAGCTGGtagatggaaagaaagaagaggttATAACAGTAGTAAGAATTCATTTTACTCTTTTTGACATAGTAGAAAACTCCCTGCTACTTCTTTTCACAGTCAGTTATTGTGGAGGCACTGTCATGAGTCATGTAACTGTGAAAAAGGAAaacgacaaacaaaacaaaacagttgctAAGTATTTAGATGTAAGTTCAGCTAATGGAGgacttgtttatttgttgtgttcccTGACTGTTCAAATCACTTTTTTAGATTGTTGGCACATGACATTtactactgtacacacacaataTCTTTTATTAAATAGTTCAAAGTAGTTCATATTCTCACTGGCATACATTTGCACAtacattatttctttttctcGCACAAATATGACACCTGCTCAAGGGAAAGGGTATCAAGGTGCACACTCCGATGCAGGTAGAAGGCGAGGGTAGTGCAGGGTAACTGGGACTTTGCATACATTAGTGCATAATTAACTGGCTGCACAGTGATAGCATGGGCCTAGCTTTCTCCAGACACCGGGGCTCGCATTCAAACTGTACCCTGCTACATAATTTCTGCAAGATATTCACTTAGCCCCTCATGTGCAATGTGCCTCTGAGCTCAAATTCACCCCAGCGACTGTGAATTTTCCCCAGCAGAAAGATTGCACTGATCCAAAGGTGTGCATGCTTTAATGTGGATGCATTCGTCTGAATGTGCATCTCTATGTTCGTGTGTAGTGTCCTTCTGCTgaccatgtgtgtttgtgtgtgtgtgtgtgtggccgaGTGCTGATGCCTGCAGATGTTTAATTAAAGACTCCAGAGATGAGTCACCACCTAAAACCAGTGCTAGTGATACCAATCCTGctgggagatggaggagagacagagggagagagagcgatgaaagaaaaaggaggaggacaTGAAAATTGTTGGGAAGACAAATGTGGGTGGGATGAGGACAGAATGCAGAAAGAACCAGagtgacaaaaaaagagaaagggagtTGATCTGTGGGTGGATGGACAGACAAGATGATGAGAGAGCAGACGTGACAAAGAAAGAGGGGTGGGTTATCAAGAGAAACAGATGATGACTAGGGGTTAAAAAAATGTGAGAGACTATGCATACAAAGCTGGTAAAGATGTTGGGAAGAGGTTAGAAGagtattattattgcaacactTGACGAAAGccatacaaaaagtaaaaagataatcaacctctcctctcctaacCTCTCCTCTTGAACCACATGACCAAGACTGACGTCATGTGACCCTTTGAGCAACCAGCAACTTTTACATGATCCTAAAAATAGCAGCTGCAAAACCAGCATGCTGCCAAGATACTTGCTATCAGATCAATACTTAAATACTTAAATTAGTCAATTATATTGCTCTGCTTGACCAACTCCTAATGTTTTTCCAATAATATGccatcaatatttaattttgcCTAATGTAACGAACAGAACTGCCCACTCTTAAATGTCTGTCTCCGAAAATAATGGAGAGACAAATGACTGCGCCGACTTGCCAGGGAGACAAATGGTTTCCAAAACATCTGTCGCACTGATTCAGCTATTTACCATTAACTACAGGAGTGACCTAAGATCTGTTGGGGGTGATATGTTTAGGTTAAGATTTCGCTTTCTcttaaaaacagagagaaatctGACAATGTGAAATGTGCTCTCTGTGTTAGGGATCGAATTTCACAAGCTGCAATCTGACAATCTGCTGTATTAAAGGAAGAAACAAGGTAATGGGACCTTCAGTAGAAACTTCCCAGATAAGCTTATAGACAGAGTAATAAGCAAGCAACACGCACCTTACCTTTCTTAACAAGAAGTCTACAGACCCTGTGTGTACAATACGctgcaaaaagcaaaaacaggaGAGGGAATACAAGGTTTCCTCCACAGGTTctgccactgctgcagctttctGCTACCTCCTCAATTGGCATCAGAATGACTAATCTATCACGGACTACACTGGGTAACCTTATGCTGGAGTAGAAACTAGAGCTGGGGCAAAGgccacatgcacacatgtgtgCGCACACGAACACAAGCACGCAAACAGGCCacgacaaaacaaagaaaagcagttaAAGCAAACAAATCTGGTGATAAATATCCACAAATTAAGTATActcattgatattttttttctatgcaGGTATTGTATAAGAATGTGTTTGTCTGGCCACATGTACGCCATCTCTCAGTCATCTCAGGGATATTGTGCTCAAGGCCCTCTGGACTGGAACGGTGCGATTAGATCCTCAGATCTGTCCATGCTTGACTCACtcaccctacacacacacacacaaacacacagaggccgTATCCATAACTGACTTATTTACAGTATCGCAATAAATAATTGATGTTTAACAACTCCATTAACATGTTCAACATGACAGGGAAAGGACGAACGATGAGAGAGCGACATGGCCACAGGAAAGCACCCTTTCTCACCCCCACACAGCTTTCCAGCTTTCACTTTCAACTCATCTGAGCTCCGATATCATCACCT from Pagrus major chromosome 7, Pma_NU_1.0 encodes the following:
- the kcna10a gene encoding potassium voltage-gated channel subfamily A member 10: MEVALVDFESLDELNGSLEDEVDTDADETTCLTVDIPPEHSSLGSNYHLQAALLSSTPPHHSQVPSCMWESTSSSPTPHTQTLAIPQSPTMPSPGRQGRSSCASMISNWKLLLSSEGTKESEKIFSRLAKECCEDLFVDKRGLDDGDQKVIINIAGLRFETQLKTLDQFPDTLLGDPLKRMDYFDPMRNEYFFDRNRPSFDGILYYYQSGGKIRRPANVPLDVFADEILFYELGIDAMEQFREDEGFIKDVEIPLPDNDVYRQFWLLFEYPESSNAARGVALVSVFVIVISIIIFCMETLPEFRDDTDSVVPTAVQPFNESRFFTPVTPSVVKPTTFSDPFFIIETACIAWFFFELCVRFLVCPSKKEFFHNLMNMIDIISIIPYFVTVITEMITTPQESSGQNMSLAILRIIRLVRVFRIFKLSRHSKGLQILGQTLKASMRELGLLIFFLFIGVILFSSAIYFAEVDEPNTQFVSIPDGFWWAVVTMTTVGYGDMCPITMGGKVVGTLCAIAGVLTIALPVPVIVSNFNYFYHRETEAEDKLPLTDAVEQAMSAETDTKMGSRTSFTKANGI